One genomic region from Solwaraspora sp. WMMD792 encodes:
- a CDS encoding zinc-binding dehydrogenase produces MTYFCRAAVMHKPGEPFQLQDIQLSEPAYGEVLVRTVSAGICGTDLHFARGTVPFPVPTVLGHEAAGVVEAIGAGVSGFKDGDRVIVCDQTFCGRCAACLTGRMVYCTDPGTKQRQKTRMTIDGRLVRQYLGVSAFAELMLVDEAALVAMPAGLSFDAAALLGCCLTTGLAAVFNVARPAPGSTVAVFGCGGVGLAAVQAARISGAAETIAVDLEPHRREIAAKLGATVTIDPADGDVTKQVLAIAPGGVDAAIEAVGLAETTGQAFAVLRPGGQATVLGMMPPGTEIRLPAALLRHGRGITGTVMGSVRTRFDIPRYAALAMRGTLRSEEIITSSRPLHNVNEAMADAEARQGIRSMIHF; encoded by the coding sequence ATGACGTATTTCTGCCGCGCCGCAGTGATGCACAAGCCCGGCGAGCCGTTCCAGCTACAAGACATCCAACTCAGCGAGCCCGCGTACGGCGAAGTCCTGGTGCGTACCGTGTCGGCCGGGATCTGCGGCACCGACCTGCACTTCGCGCGCGGCACCGTGCCTTTCCCCGTACCCACTGTGCTCGGGCACGAGGCTGCCGGTGTTGTAGAGGCCATCGGTGCCGGAGTCAGCGGCTTCAAAGACGGCGACCGGGTGATCGTGTGTGATCAGACATTCTGCGGACGGTGCGCGGCCTGCCTGACCGGACGCATGGTCTACTGCACCGACCCAGGCACCAAGCAGCGCCAGAAAACACGGATGACCATCGACGGGCGGCTCGTACGCCAGTACCTGGGTGTCTCCGCGTTCGCCGAGCTGATGCTCGTCGACGAGGCCGCACTCGTGGCGATGCCCGCCGGGCTGTCCTTCGACGCCGCAGCGCTGTTGGGTTGCTGTCTGACCACCGGTCTCGCGGCGGTGTTCAACGTCGCCCGCCCGGCACCGGGGTCGACAGTGGCCGTGTTCGGCTGCGGCGGGGTCGGCCTGGCAGCCGTCCAGGCCGCACGGATCAGCGGCGCTGCCGAGACGATCGCCGTAGATCTGGAGCCGCACCGCAGGGAGATCGCCGCCAAGCTCGGTGCCACCGTCACCATCGATCCAGCCGACGGCGACGTCACCAAGCAAGTTCTCGCGATCGCGCCCGGCGGCGTCGATGCCGCGATCGAGGCGGTCGGCCTGGCCGAGACGACCGGGCAGGCGTTCGCCGTACTGCGCCCCGGTGGGCAGGCCACCGTTCTGGGAATGATGCCGCCCGGTACCGAAATTCGCCTGCCAGCAGCCCTGTTGCGGCACGGCCGCGGGATCACCGGCACCGTGATGGGATCGGTTCGCACCCGCTTCGACATCCCGCGCTACGCCGCTCTGGCGATGCGGGGCACCCTGCGCAGCGAGGAGATCATCACCAGCAGCAGGCCACTGCACAACGTGAACGAGGCGATGGCCGACGCCGAAGCACGCCAAGGCATCCGATCCATGATCCATTTCTAG
- a CDS encoding SigE family RNA polymerase sigma factor, whose product MTNGSHEKDAGFSEYVATHAEQVRFTAYLLCGDWHEAEDLAQAAFVRLYLAWERVDRTEPINAYVRKIVTRTYLNERRRLWRKLERLTSAPPETPDDSMPPPEQRMLVMSALARVPRRQRAALVLRYWEDLSLTEAAEALGCSVGTVKSQCARGLQRMRELLPDDVAIGGRDR is encoded by the coding sequence TTGACGAACGGTTCGCATGAGAAGGACGCCGGGTTCAGCGAGTACGTCGCGACCCACGCAGAGCAGGTGCGCTTCACCGCGTACCTGCTCTGCGGCGACTGGCACGAGGCGGAAGACCTGGCGCAGGCGGCGTTCGTTCGCCTGTACCTGGCATGGGAGCGTGTCGACCGGACGGAACCCATCAACGCCTACGTACGGAAGATCGTCACGCGTACGTATTTGAACGAGCGGCGCAGGCTGTGGCGGAAGTTGGAACGGCTGACCAGCGCGCCGCCGGAGACACCGGACGACTCGATGCCGCCCCCGGAGCAACGGATGCTGGTCATGTCGGCGCTCGCCCGGGTGCCACGGCGGCAACGGGCCGCGCTGGTGCTGCGGTACTGGGAGGACCTGAGCCTGACCGAAGCCGCAGAAGCGTTGGGCTGCTCGGTCGGCACCGTGAAGAGTCAATGCGCCCGTGGCCTGCAACGGATGCGCGAACTTCTGCCCGACGACGTGGCGATAGGGGGGCGAGACCGGTGA
- a CDS encoding LLM class flavin-dependent oxidoreductase gives MADYGHDLLFGTFITPVAEQADRALALAQLTEEAGLDLVTVQDHPYQARFLDTWTLLSVIAARTTRVRVAPNVANLPLRQPAMLARSAASLDLLSGGRVELGLGAGAFWDAIAAMGGGRLTPAESVEALEEGIEIIRSVWDADGGTVKVDGRHHRVWGVHPGPAPAHPIGIWLGAYKKRMLGVTGRLADGWLPSSPYASPEQLPAMNAAIDAAARQAGRDPGAVRRLYNISGTFGSGDGFLTGTPADWAEQLAGLTLEQGFSGYLLASDDPDMIRRFAAEVVPAVRDLVAAGRSAAAAGSVPAASAAAAAGITPTPDDGVRLSAERVWDESTRPTAPPPDPTLTYSPAQRAAGQHLIDVHDHLREELRTVRDLIDQVAAGTMTAGGARAHINTMTMRQNNWTLGAYCESYCRVVTTHHTIEDIGMLPQLRRADPGLAPVVDRLSEEHHVIHDVLERVDRALVALVSEPDRIGDVKAAVDLLTDTLLSHLSYEERELVEPLARLGVG, from the coding sequence ATGGCTGACTACGGACACGACCTGCTGTTCGGCACCTTCATCACGCCGGTCGCCGAGCAGGCCGACCGGGCCCTGGCGCTGGCCCAGCTGACCGAGGAGGCCGGGCTCGACCTGGTGACCGTGCAGGACCACCCGTACCAGGCCCGGTTCCTGGACACCTGGACGCTGCTGTCGGTGATCGCCGCCCGCACCACCCGGGTCCGGGTCGCGCCGAACGTCGCCAACCTGCCGCTGCGGCAGCCAGCGATGCTGGCCCGCAGCGCGGCCAGCCTCGACCTGCTCAGCGGCGGCCGGGTCGAGCTGGGCCTCGGGGCCGGTGCCTTCTGGGACGCGATCGCGGCGATGGGCGGCGGCCGGCTCACCCCGGCCGAGAGCGTCGAAGCGCTGGAGGAGGGCATCGAGATCATCCGCTCGGTCTGGGACGCCGACGGCGGCACCGTCAAGGTCGACGGCCGGCATCACCGGGTATGGGGCGTGCATCCGGGTCCGGCGCCCGCCCACCCCATCGGCATCTGGCTGGGTGCGTACAAGAAGCGGATGCTCGGGGTCACCGGTCGGCTCGCCGACGGTTGGCTGCCCAGCAGCCCGTACGCGTCGCCGGAGCAGCTACCGGCGATGAACGCGGCCATCGACGCGGCGGCCCGGCAGGCGGGGCGGGACCCGGGTGCGGTCCGCCGGCTCTACAACATCAGCGGTACGTTCGGCAGCGGCGACGGATTCCTCACCGGTACACCGGCCGACTGGGCCGAGCAGCTCGCCGGACTGACCCTGGAGCAGGGCTTCAGCGGCTACCTACTGGCCAGCGACGACCCGGACATGATCCGCCGGTTCGCCGCCGAGGTGGTGCCGGCGGTCCGCGACCTGGTCGCCGCCGGCCGGAGCGCCGCAGCAGCGGGTTCGGTTCCCGCCGCGTCGGCCGCTGCGGCCGCCGGCATCACCCCCACCCCCGACGACGGGGTACGGCTCAGCGCTGAACGCGTCTGGGACGAGTCGACCCGGCCGACCGCCCCGCCACCCGACCCGACGCTGACCTACAGTCCCGCCCAGCGGGCCGCCGGGCAGCACCTGATCGACGTACACGATCATCTGCGCGAGGAGCTGCGGACCGTGCGTGACCTGATCGACCAGGTCGCGGCCGGCACCATGACCGCCGGCGGTGCCCGGGCGCACATCAACACGATGACCATGCGGCAGAACAACTGGACCCTCGGCGCCTACTGCGAGTCGTACTGCCGGGTGGTGACCACCCACCACACCATCGAGGACATCGGCATGCTGCCGCAGCTGCGCCGCGCCGACCCGGGACTCGCCCCGGTGGTCGACCGGCTGTCGGAGGAACACCACGTCATCCACGACGTGCTGGAACGGGTCGACCGGGCGCTGGTCGCCCTGGTCAGCGAGCCGGACCGGATCGGCGACGTCAAGGCCGCCGTCGACCTGCTCACCGACACCCTGCTGTCCCACCTGTCCTACGAGGAACGCGAGCTGGTCGAGCCGCTCGCCCGGCTCGGTGTGGGGTGA
- a CDS encoding phosphotransferase: protein MTASVLAEVAVLDLAAQDLPFLVDAYRLGVVEGVRFLPNGLMNRNWQLRTAGGAFALKLLLDAPVSTVRRNLSVAAALAAAGVPACPPVPTIGGDVVAEVDDRAYSLFGWLDGDHVAGTGLSAGQAHHLGGVLGRLHRELNDPGLRRWLPASGAVTATVTTPGEAVAEADRYLRAIDAFASATPFDVQTVELLRRRKALIAEYGHLCPATDQPAGPAGYTHGDFQHRNIIWRDGVVAGVIDWDRIRARPFGEEIARTATLQFGGEAGELDLELVAAFVAGYRAVVAISDAELADAVDRLWWKRASDFWQLVFHYDRGDHSCDHLFFSGEAFLHWWTANRGQVRDAFVARP, encoded by the coding sequence GTGACAGCTTCCGTGCTTGCCGAGGTCGCCGTTCTCGACCTGGCTGCCCAGGACCTGCCGTTCCTGGTCGATGCGTACCGGCTCGGGGTGGTCGAGGGGGTTCGATTTCTGCCCAACGGGTTGATGAACCGCAATTGGCAGCTGCGGACCGCCGGTGGCGCGTTTGCGCTGAAGCTGCTGTTGGACGCGCCGGTGTCGACCGTGCGACGCAATCTGAGCGTCGCTGCGGCGCTCGCTGCGGCCGGTGTACCGGCGTGTCCGCCGGTGCCGACCATCGGCGGTGATGTCGTCGCCGAGGTGGATGACCGCGCCTACAGTCTGTTCGGCTGGCTAGACGGCGACCACGTTGCGGGTACCGGATTGTCGGCCGGCCAAGCACATCACCTTGGCGGCGTGCTGGGCAGGCTGCACCGTGAGCTCAACGATCCGGGCCTGCGGAGGTGGCTGCCGGCTTCCGGTGCCGTCACTGCCACGGTGACAACGCCCGGCGAGGCGGTAGCCGAGGCTGACCGGTATCTGCGCGCCATCGATGCCTTCGCTTCGGCTACACCGTTCGACGTCCAGACGGTCGAGCTGCTGCGGCGGCGCAAGGCGCTCATCGCCGAGTATGGGCATCTGTGCCCGGCCACCGATCAACCGGCCGGCCCTGCCGGATACACCCATGGTGATTTTCAGCATCGCAACATCATCTGGCGTGACGGGGTGGTCGCCGGAGTGATCGACTGGGATCGGATCAGGGCTCGCCCGTTCGGCGAGGAGATCGCCCGGACCGCCACGCTGCAGTTCGGTGGTGAGGCGGGCGAGCTGGACCTGGAGCTGGTGGCCGCGTTCGTCGCCGGGTACCGTGCCGTGGTCGCGATCAGCGACGCCGAACTGGCCGACGCGGTGGACCGCCTATGGTGGAAGCGGGCCTCGGACTTCTGGCAGCTGGTCTTCCACTACGACCGAGGCGACCACTCCTGTGACCACCTGTTCTTCTCCGGTGAGGCGTTCCTGCACTGGTGGACGGCAAACCGGGGTCAGGTTCGCGACGCCTTCGTGGCGCGACCCTGA
- a CDS encoding GNAT family N-acetyltransferase, translating into MRLSIERADFADPELGVFLQAHLDELAPTAPAESRHALDLSGLRAPGVRLWVARMSGELVGTGALAEVEPAHEEIKSMRTDPRRRGQGIAACVLDHLIEDARGRGVRRISLETGSMDFFVPARTLYAKAGFVPCPPFGAYVDDPNSAFMTRELT; encoded by the coding sequence ATGCGGTTGAGTATCGAGCGCGCCGACTTCGCTGACCCGGAGCTCGGCGTCTTCCTGCAGGCACATCTCGACGAACTCGCGCCAACGGCGCCTGCCGAGAGCCGACACGCGCTGGATCTTTCCGGGCTGCGGGCACCGGGCGTCCGTCTGTGGGTCGCCCGGATGAGTGGCGAGCTGGTGGGCACGGGTGCCCTGGCCGAGGTGGAGCCGGCGCACGAGGAGATCAAGAGCATGCGGACGGATCCGCGACGACGCGGCCAGGGCATCGCCGCGTGCGTCCTCGACCACCTCATCGAGGACGCACGCGGACGCGGCGTCCGCCGCATCTCGCTGGAGACCGGAAGCATGGACTTCTTCGTCCCGGCGAGGACGTTGTACGCGAAGGCGGGCTTCGTCCCCTGCCCGCCCTTCGGCGCCTATGTCGACGATCCCAACAGCGCCTTCATGACCCGCGAGCTGACGTGA
- a CDS encoding aminoglycoside phosphotransferase family protein, with the protein MIGSDSYTAARAALARAEPAADRVGLTLLCGGADNRLYSATTAHGPVMIKLSRHQAARYDVAAWASATLAAAGVPVPRILWFDQHSCVETRCPGLPLADPAGDVNLAAADTAVARQVGRLLRRVHATAVDGFGKLDADGHGRHPSMRSWLLGGRTCAIPSRIAGVSLPALEVRTRRALIQHARNCDGVAARLVHGDWAARHVIADAGRVTGLVDLESVRGADPLTDLAGWSLQEPPELTTALFDGYFDQPPSLQIRYRLTVYRLRIATSLLHWHASQGNPQTVRLRAAQLAADLDDLDHEAPRAIPRVAI; encoded by the coding sequence ATGATCGGCAGCGACTCCTACACCGCAGCTCGTGCCGCGCTGGCCAGGGCAGAGCCGGCAGCCGACCGGGTCGGGCTGACCCTGTTGTGCGGCGGCGCGGACAACCGGCTCTACTCGGCAACCACCGCCCACGGCCCGGTGATGATCAAACTAAGCCGGCACCAGGCCGCACGGTACGACGTCGCGGCCTGGGCGAGCGCCACCCTCGCGGCGGCAGGCGTCCCCGTGCCCCGCATTCTCTGGTTCGACCAGCACAGCTGCGTCGAGACCCGGTGCCCTGGGTTGCCGCTCGCCGATCCGGCGGGCGACGTAAACCTGGCCGCCGCAGATACTGCCGTCGCCCGGCAGGTCGGCCGGCTGCTACGCCGCGTCCACGCAACCGCGGTCGACGGGTTCGGGAAGCTCGACGCCGACGGACACGGCCGACATCCGTCGATGCGCAGCTGGCTACTCGGCGGCCGCACCTGCGCGATTCCTTCGCGGATCGCCGGCGTCAGCTTGCCGGCGCTGGAGGTCCGGACGCGCCGCGCCCTGATACAGCACGCCAGGAACTGCGACGGTGTTGCCGCGCGACTGGTCCACGGCGACTGGGCCGCACGGCACGTCATCGCCGACGCCGGCCGGGTCACCGGACTTGTCGACCTGGAGAGCGTGCGCGGAGCCGACCCGCTGACCGACCTGGCGGGCTGGTCGCTGCAGGAGCCGCCCGAGTTGACCACCGCGCTGTTCGACGGCTACTTCGACCAACCGCCGAGCCTGCAGATCCGCTACCGCCTCACCGTATACCGCCTGCGTATCGCCACTTCCTTGCTGCATTGGCACGCCAGCCAGGGCAACCCACAAACGGTACGCCTGCGCGCCGCGCAGTTGGCCGCCGACCTCGACGACCTCGACCACGAAGCTCCGCGCGCGATCCCGCGCGTGGCCATCTGA
- a CDS encoding AraC family ligand binding domain-containing protein encodes MTVIHTAARQRITPDSRPPGCPVQSAGMFVIRSDGTATFDRHYHDFDEFWLVAAGTGTVQVGDEQHHITAGDIIFTAAGLDHDVIAVAEELRVFWLSLPPAPGGSGAHLHRTEHDAIKHAVRVVAAGGRR; translated from the coding sequence ATGACCGTCATCCACACCGCTGCCCGCCAGCGGATCACCCCGGACAGCAGACCGCCGGGCTGCCCGGTCCAATCAGCTGGGATGTTCGTCATCCGCTCCGACGGCACCGCCACCTTCGACCGCCACTACCACGATTTCGACGAGTTCTGGCTCGTCGCCGCAGGAACCGGCACGGTCCAGGTCGGCGACGAGCAGCATCACATCACGGCCGGAGACATCATCTTCACCGCCGCCGGACTGGACCACGATGTGATCGCCGTCGCCGAAGAGCTGCGCGTGTTCTGGCTGTCCCTGCCACCGGCCCCAGGCGGCAGCGGCGCACACCTGCACCGCACCGAACACGACGCGATCAAACACGCCGTACGGGTCGTCGCCGCAGGCGGGCGGCGATGA
- a CDS encoding VWA domain-containing protein, with protein MRRSDNSLLPFYLVVDVSVSMAADGKLEAVNEIVPALVDALALHPVVAARVRFGLIDFSDHAEVRLPLGDLLAPGLVAPALAVRGGTCYESAFTTTRDEIESDMARFAASGESTHRPTVWFISDGRPTDLRSAWRAAFAELTSSGARPSVVACGVDEADPRIIRSLAHPATGSGRMASYLMVPGSDPARTITGIAQVLVASVVRSGYRPASDAGPVLPDGPDLPPGVQRFDPTGAG; from the coding sequence ATGCGCCGGTCAGACAACAGCCTGCTGCCGTTCTATCTGGTCGTCGACGTCTCGGTGTCGATGGCGGCGGACGGCAAGTTGGAGGCGGTGAACGAGATCGTGCCGGCGCTCGTCGACGCATTGGCGCTGCACCCGGTCGTCGCGGCCCGGGTACGGTTCGGGCTGATCGACTTCTCCGACCACGCGGAGGTCCGGCTCCCGCTCGGTGACCTGCTAGCTCCCGGGCTGGTTGCGCCGGCCCTCGCCGTACGCGGCGGCACCTGCTACGAGTCGGCGTTCACGACCACGCGGGACGAGATCGAGTCGGACATGGCACGGTTCGCGGCCAGCGGAGAGAGCACGCACCGGCCGACCGTCTGGTTCATCAGCGATGGCCGGCCCACCGACTTGCGGTCCGCCTGGCGGGCGGCGTTCGCCGAGCTGACCTCGTCCGGCGCCCGCCCGAGCGTCGTCGCCTGCGGCGTGGACGAGGCGGATCCCCGGATCATCAGGTCGCTGGCCCATCCGGCGACCGGATCGGGACGGATGGCGTCGTACCTGATGGTGCCCGGCTCCGATCCGGCCCGGACGATCACCGGGATCGCACAGGTGCTCGTCGCCAGTGTCGTCCGGTCCGGCTACCGCCCGGCCAGCGACGCCGGACCGGTCCTGCCCGACGGGCCGGATCTGCCGCCCGGGGTGCAGCGGTTCGACCCGACCGGCGCCGGGTGA
- a CDS encoding MarR family winged helix-turn-helix transcriptional regulator: MPRPGQRTDPGPARAAGGGDLGWALGVVFRAYVKSSSAVLHDLPGGPRGHQVLAAAVEATPQSQISLARRLGIDKTVMTYLIDDLERAGLVERRANPDDRRHKTIVATDRGHQVWSATRDRLEQAEEHLLGSLRPTDREALRSLLFQLADQAQAVDPVVDTCQIVSDIAADSQPHEPADSQPH, translated from the coding sequence ATGCCTCGTCCCGGTCAACGCACGGATCCGGGTCCGGCCCGCGCCGCTGGCGGCGGCGACCTCGGCTGGGCGCTGGGCGTGGTCTTCCGGGCGTACGTCAAGAGCAGCAGCGCCGTGCTGCACGACCTGCCCGGCGGGCCGCGCGGCCATCAGGTGCTGGCGGCGGCGGTCGAGGCCACGCCGCAGAGTCAGATCTCGCTGGCCCGTCGGCTGGGCATCGACAAGACGGTGATGACCTACCTGATCGACGATCTGGAGCGCGCCGGGCTGGTCGAGCGGCGGGCCAACCCGGACGACCGCCGGCACAAGACCATCGTCGCGACCGACCGCGGGCACCAGGTCTGGTCGGCGACCCGGGACCGGCTGGAGCAGGCGGAGGAGCATCTGCTCGGGTCGCTGCGGCCGACCGACCGCGAGGCACTGCGGTCGCTGCTGTTCCAGCTGGCCGACCAGGCACAGGCCGTCGATCCGGTTGTCGACACCTGCCAGATCGTGTCCGACATCGCCGCCGACAGCCAGCCGCACGAGCCAGCCGACAGCCAGCCGCACTGA
- a CDS encoding Gfo/Idh/MocA family oxidoreductase, translating to MNTVIIGCGAIASRWLRTLSADPRVRVTAFVDPDATAAQRLDLRHPGVATRWFPDLAAALAAVDAEVAVNLTPPALHAAVSRSALAAGLHVLSEKPLATSLADASMLAGMAAERGLLLAVMRNRARDGQFLQFRDLLRQATEGPLMVTGDVLVSLPDPGFRSKTSLPVTTDLAVHAFDQLSELVPAPAVQVCCTETPIGFVGPHGGLATMIVTFADGSLASYRVGYTGPQLRTPANGIWRVEAHEFAARWDGAGTVTACAGRQDSDRPIHLPDTPPGYRLCIDAMVDALHAGTAAPPPLAPIALLDAALTSARTGRPAPVAPAWERS from the coding sequence GTGAACACGGTCATCATCGGCTGCGGCGCGATCGCCTCGCGGTGGCTTCGGACGCTCAGCGCCGATCCCCGCGTCCGCGTCACCGCGTTCGTGGATCCCGACGCCACGGCCGCACAACGGCTGGATCTTCGGCATCCCGGCGTGGCAACGCGGTGGTTCCCCGACCTGGCGGCCGCCCTCGCCGCCGTTGACGCCGAGGTGGCGGTCAATCTCACGCCACCGGCGTTGCACGCCGCCGTGTCGCGCAGCGCTCTGGCGGCAGGACTGCATGTGCTGTCCGAAAAGCCGCTGGCCACCAGCCTCGCCGATGCCAGCATGCTGGCCGGGATGGCCGCCGAGCGCGGCCTGCTGCTCGCAGTGATGCGCAACCGTGCCCGCGACGGCCAGTTCCTGCAGTTCCGGGACCTGCTGCGCCAGGCTACGGAGGGACCGCTCATGGTTACCGGAGACGTCCTGGTCAGCCTGCCCGACCCCGGGTTTCGCAGCAAGACAAGTTTGCCGGTGACCACCGACCTAGCCGTGCACGCGTTCGACCAGCTGAGCGAGCTGGTGCCGGCACCTGCGGTGCAGGTCTGCTGTACCGAGACGCCGATCGGGTTCGTCGGCCCTCACGGCGGCCTCGCCACCATGATCGTCACATTCGCGGACGGTTCTCTCGCCAGCTACCGCGTCGGGTACACCGGGCCGCAGCTGCGCACCCCGGCGAATGGAATCTGGCGGGTCGAAGCACACGAATTCGCAGCCCGTTGGGACGGCGCGGGCACCGTCACCGCCTGCGCCGGCCGTCAGGACAGCGATCGCCCGATCCACCTGCCGGACACACCACCGGGATACCGGCTGTGCATCGACGCGATGGTCGACGCGCTGCACGCCGGAACCGCCGCACCGCCACCGCTGGCCCCGATCGCTTTACTCGACGCTGCGCTGACCTCGGCGCGCACCGGCCGCCCGGCCCCGGTCGCCCCGGCCTGGGAACGGTCATGA
- a CDS encoding DegT/DnrJ/EryC1/StrS family aminotransferase, which yields MTAVAPLVKLPFPKQPKYGPAERAAVLQLLDTGHLSETTRGPATASIEDAFAALAGTAFALSFNSGTASLKAALHAVGARPDAGVLMSPMTWISPITAAFQAGSFPVFADVAAESANLDTCALTESGDVSAVLVTHAWGLPAAVDTLTAVAAVPVVEDCSHAHGARHAGRPVGSWGTAGCFSLQEAKSVSGGEGGILTTNDQAVYERAMSLGHHPHRLQAELTLPELVATADTGAAHKYRMPALSAVIARQQLASLPQRMAASEANLAILRDVLHDRAAPIAVPDPGPGGVRGWYGTPLRLLQPGADAEALHEAFAAQGIPVRRIYPDWLASPLLNTPALLHRYWPHLQHSPWRPPDPGAFPHYRQARRSTLILKIPTVAADEYMAQVGQALAHVLTHHP from the coding sequence ATGACCGCCGTCGCTCCGCTAGTCAAACTTCCGTTCCCGAAGCAGCCGAAGTACGGACCAGCCGAGCGTGCAGCCGTCTTGCAACTGCTCGACACCGGACACCTGTCGGAGACCACCCGAGGCCCGGCGACCGCCTCAATCGAGGACGCCTTCGCCGCCCTAGCCGGCACCGCCTTCGCGTTGTCGTTCAACTCCGGCACCGCCTCACTCAAGGCCGCCCTACACGCGGTCGGTGCCCGTCCCGACGCCGGCGTGCTCATGTCACCGATGACGTGGATCTCGCCGATCACCGCCGCGTTCCAGGCCGGGAGCTTCCCGGTATTTGCCGACGTCGCGGCCGAGTCGGCCAACCTCGACACATGCGCGCTCACGGAATCGGGCGACGTCAGCGCGGTGCTCGTCACGCACGCCTGGGGCCTGCCCGCCGCCGTGGACACACTGACCGCAGTCGCCGCAGTCCCCGTGGTCGAGGACTGCTCCCACGCCCACGGGGCACGCCACGCCGGCCGGCCGGTCGGCTCCTGGGGCACCGCCGGATGCTTCAGCTTGCAGGAGGCCAAGTCGGTCTCCGGCGGCGAGGGCGGCATCCTGACCACCAACGACCAGGCCGTCTACGAACGGGCGATGAGCCTCGGGCATCATCCTCACCGCCTGCAGGCCGAGCTGACCCTGCCCGAACTGGTGGCGACCGCCGACACCGGCGCAGCACACAAATACCGGATGCCGGCTCTGTCGGCGGTCATCGCCCGGCAGCAGCTGGCGAGCCTGCCACAACGCATGGCGGCCTCCGAGGCAAACCTCGCGATCCTGCGTGACGTACTGCACGACCGCGCCGCCCCGATCGCCGTGCCCGACCCTGGCCCGGGCGGCGTCCGAGGCTGGTACGGCACCCCACTACGGCTTCTTCAGCCCGGCGCCGACGCTGAAGCGCTGCATGAAGCCTTCGCCGCGCAAGGCATCCCCGTGCGGCGCATCTACCCGGACTGGCTGGCCAGCCCGCTGCTGAACACCCCGGCGCTGCTCCACCGCTACTGGCCACACCTACAACACAGCCCATGGCGGCCCCCAGACCCCGGCGCGTTCCCCCACTACCGGCAAGCACGCCGCAGCACCCTCATCCTCAAAATCCCCACCGTGGCCGCCGATGAATACATGGCCCAGGTCGGCCAGGCCCTGGCTCACGTGCTGACTCACCATCCCTGA
- a CDS encoding AAA family ATPase, which produces MIIGIEGVSCTGKTTLSAQLAQRLHNPLVIPCYYHCAADPSQLPAPSATTADEQMAALAAFLDIEAQRRRLAIQAHDQGRDVILDRTVDTLLAHSHAVGRLRGFDTDAAGRALVLASSIVVPDMTVLLHAPAKVIEQRAARRTAMPRIFYAPPFAAGFNAYFSGPISPTVIRFDSAGGLDDLTSAVAEQAERLRARVARGQAPAAVEATT; this is translated from the coding sequence GTGATCATCGGGATTGAGGGGGTGAGCTGTACTGGCAAGACCACGCTGTCGGCCCAACTCGCCCAGCGGCTGCACAACCCGCTGGTGATTCCCTGCTACTACCACTGTGCCGCCGACCCCAGCCAGCTTCCCGCCCCATCGGCGACGACCGCAGACGAACAGATGGCCGCGCTGGCAGCCTTTCTCGACATCGAGGCGCAGCGGCGACGACTGGCGATCCAGGCTCACGATCAGGGCCGGGACGTCATCCTCGACCGGACAGTTGACACGCTGCTCGCTCACTCCCACGCCGTGGGCCGCCTTCGCGGTTTCGACACCGACGCCGCCGGTCGCGCCTTGGTGCTGGCCAGCTCGATCGTGGTGCCGGACATGACGGTGCTGCTGCACGCCCCGGCCAAGGTCATCGAACAGCGGGCAGCCCGGCGGACTGCGATGCCTCGCATCTTCTACGCGCCGCCTTTCGCAGCGGGGTTCAACGCCTATTTTTCCGGTCCGATCTCCCCGACGGTGATCCGCTTCGACAGCGCCGGTGGACTCGATGACCTCACCTCGGCCGTCGCCGAGCAGGCCGAGCGGTTGCGTGCTCGCGTCGCGCGAGGGCAAGCCCCAGCGGCGGTCGAGGCGACGACGTGA